The following coding sequences lie in one Vespula pensylvanica isolate Volc-1 chromosome 7, ASM1446617v1, whole genome shotgun sequence genomic window:
- the LOC122630652 gene encoding uncharacterized protein LOC122630652 isoform X3 — protein MDWLSRCVCGSKKKDPDEEENRTKETNNKKSKKKSKISEDSSSLIPIGNISLSCDGSRNVDEVRKENVKEKKDHRFENNQISLNEKDAKLERTIDRDVEVPTSNDLLESNWTTNEERFSRENDFNRLIENEEVWYRTDHSAYNDSSNAEEEDEEEVEEEEEEEEEEQTEIHQYSDDSLSKDSSKDNRSVEDEEIFRKSLSRSTTASVGTSSPAFDLLTGERQEDTFSENSLKVFRARRNEERISSRINFPSKSPCNGYDVRSKSREKSPTTTNKTKKDRIRRSKLSGAVVERSISVSQNKSKRKCEENGVSILGEINKFGFDESLTVKSATFDKKDIKKKLNSCSFEVRLQDDEDRQRERGRNKGREGSMIPRPFSHNRIKGEMIARVKSEKEENGRVHSAIVSGVNWEQRTVTVEWFEKGETKGKEVEIDAILALNPELNKKTMGPPQMNNVVELVAKYSTRPSVPVKVNTRQTSRQTGRPTNIMAPVASVNGHGDSVSGLTGRRELENIPPTPMTPLNVTAATQSKQKQTQLQQQQQQQQQQQQQQQQAQQQQQQAQMENGRGRRSNVVKEVERLKKNREERRQRQAELKEEKEALMNLDPGNPNWEFLAMIREYQSSIEFRPLRETDTVEDHQITVCVRKRPLNKKEVTRKEVDVISVPSKDQMVVHEPKAKVDLTKYLENQIFRFDYAFDETCNNEIVYKYTAKPLVQTIFEGGMATCFAYGQTGSGKTHTMGGDFNGKTQDCKKGIYAMVAKDVFKCLKMAKYRPLNLVISASFFEIYSGKVFDLLADKEKLRVLEDGKQQVQIVGLTEKVVETCDEVLKLIQHGNSARTSGQTSANSNSSRSHAIFQIIARTAGTHRVHGKFSLIDLAGNERGADTSSANRQTRMEGAEINKSLLALKECIRALSRKGAHLPFRASKLTQVLRDSFIGEKSKTCMIAMISPGMSSCEHSLNTLRYADRVKELAATDPTEIKVSPTDDDRGLKIEEQANNSVLSDSDLAQLRSLNEGELSQDLYTFHEAVSALQLLEEEVLDTHKMVMDNTTRFLNEAHSVFSATHEVDYDQEDSRSKTKANSIFTLSRSWGSSNTTLNTTIMINDSTNDTSDNNIQQDMYATNKTSIKNTLKSSSKDERKCKSDTSSNSTENDIINNRMTHVESNNIKTKSTGTVTLKKTINKSSSVVGFRPTKSNMNQRAKWATSGKKKASKYHWSGTFSDRSKKYKLFNDRKYIYLPRDSNRSPCEALTITTCNNNSNIFKDKQPVTNTNIFHSNEFALNDRVFKSIEKTEKQLFNNNYQFPVNCPTEDFDLYNNIKTGQDNNIKEDICSNYDIYSDRNINSRYRMMQEDEKPNVITENVQKNDFYISNNSTSFTGDNKFSSINVREDLVSCNIFECCRNSAKCWVNSKLKDKTAHFNKQAGSPIVRPFYRKLSIFIFIVIKNIILLSFLPIVYIAFIMYVQSRQE, from the exons ATGGATTGGTTGTCGCGGTGCGTCTGTggctcgaagaagaaagatcctGATGAGGAAGAGAATAGAACGAAGGAGACGAATAAtaagaagagtaagaagaagtCGAAGATATCGgaagattcttcttctttgattcCGATcggtaatatttctttgagtTGCGACGGCTCGCGTAACGTTGACGAGGTTAGAAAAGAGAAcgtgaaggagaagaaagatcaTCGTTTTGAGAACaatcaaatatcattaaacgagaaagatgcaaaattagaaagaacgatcgatcgagatgTTGAAGTTCCTACGAGCAATGATCTTCTCGAATCTAATTGGACGACTAACGAGGAAAGATTCAGTCGCGAGAATGATTTCAATAGATTGATCGAAAACGAAGAAGTTTGGTATCGTACAGATCACTCTGCATATAACGACTCGAGCAACgcagaggaggaggatgaggaggaggtggaggaggaggaggaggaggaggaggaagaacaGACGGAGATTCATCAGTACAGCGATGATTCTTTGAGCAAAGATTCCTCGAAGGATAATCGATCGGTAGAggacgaagaaatttttagaaaatctcTCTCGAGATCAACGACGGCGTCCGTCGGTACTTCTAGTCCTGCATTTGACTTGTTAACCGGTGAAAGGCAAGAGGATACCTTTTCGGAGAATTCGTTGAAGGTTTTTAGAGctagaagaaacgaagagaggatATCATCGAGGATCAACTTTCCTAGCAAGAGTCCTTGTAACGGTTACGACGTTAGATCGAAGAGTCGAGAGAAATCTCCGACGACAACGAACAAGACAAAGAAGGACAGAATTAGAAGATCGAAATTAAGCGGCGCCGTTGTTGAACGTTCCATCTCAGTTTCtcaaaataaatctaaacGAAAGTGCGAAGAAAATGGTGTCTCTATCCTCGGTGAAATTAACAAGTTTGGATTCGACGAATCATTAACCGTGAAATCGGCTACCttcgataagaaagatattaaaaagaagctGAATTCTTGTAGCTTCGAAGTGAGACTTCAAGATGACGAGGAtcgtcaaagagagagaggaaggaataAGGGAAGGGAAGGGTCCATGATACCAAGACCTTTTTCTCATAATCGTATCAAGGGGGAAATGATAGCTCGTGTTAAGtcggaaaaggaagaaaacg gtCGCGTTCATTCGGCTATCGTCTCTGGTGTCAATTGGGAGCAACGCACCGTAACTGTAGAATGGTTCGAAAAGGGGGAAACCAAAGGGAAAGAG gTGGAGATCGATGCAATTCTTGCCTTGAATcccgaattaaataaaaagacgatGGGACCACCGCAGATGAACAATGTGGTAGAATTAGTAGCGAAG taCTCCACGAGACCGTCTGTTCCAGTAAAAG TGAATACGAGACAAACATCACGACAAACAGGTCGACCGACAAACATTATGGCTCCAGTAGCTTCGGTAAATGGTCATGGTGATTCCGTTTCTGGATTGACGGGAAGACGAGAATTGGAGAACATACCACCAACCCCGATGACACCGTTAAACGTTACGGCTGCGACTCAAAGCAAGCAAAAGCAAACTCAGctgcaacaacaacaacaacaacaacaacaacaacagcagcaacagcagcaagcacagcagcagcagcagcaagcACAAATGGAGAATGGCAGAGGTAGACGATCCAATGTCGTTAAGGAAGTGGAGAGACTGAAGAAAAACAGGGAAGAAAGGAGACAACGTCAGGCGGAacttaaagaagagaaagaggctTTGATGAATTTAGATCCAGGCAATCCTAATTGGGAATTTCTTGCCATGATTAG AGAGTACCAGAGTAGCATTGAATTCAGGCCGTTGCGAGAAACCGATACCGTTGAGGATCATCAGATCACTGTATGCGTAAGAAAACGACCattgaataagaaagaagtgaCACGAAAAGAAGTCGACGTTATCAGTGTGCCCAGTAAAGATCAAATGGTAGTTCACGAACCAAAAGCCAAAGTAGATTTGAcgaaatatttggaaaatcaGATCTTTAGGTTTGATTATGCTTTCGACGAAACTTGTAACAATGAGATAGTCTACAAGTACACGGCGAAGCCGTTGGTGCAGACAATTTTTGAAGGTGGTATGGCTACATGTTTCGCTTACGGACAAACTGGTAGTGGAAAAACACATACCATGGGCGGTGATTTTAATGGTAAAACGCAGGACTGTAAAAAGGGTATATACGCTATGGTCGCTAAGGATGTCTTCAAATGTCTTAAAATGGCGAAATATCGTCCATTAAATCTAGTTATCTCTGCTAGTTTTTTTGAAATCTATTCTGGAAAAGTATTCGATCTCCTGGCGGATAAAGAAAAGCTAAGAGTGTTGGAGGATGGGAAACAACAA GTTCAAATAGTCGGACTAACAGAAAAGGTTGTAGAGACGTGCGATGaagtattaaaattgatacaaCATGGTAACAGTGCTAGGACGAGTGGACAAACGAGTGCAAACTCCAATTCTTCGAGGTCGCACgcgatatttcaaataatagcACGAACCGCGGGTACTCATAGAGTACACGggaaattttctcttattgaCCTTGCTGGAAACGAAAGAGGTGCTGATACTTCTTCTGCGAACAGACAAACGC GTATGGAGGGTGCTGAGATAAATAAGTCCTTGCTAGCGTTAAAGGAGTGTATTCGCGCTTTAAGTCGTAAAGGAGCACACTTGCCTTTCAGAGCAAGTAAATTGACTCAGGTGTTAAGGGACAGTTTTATCGGTGAAAAATCTAAAACGTGTATG ATAGCGATGATTAGTCCTGGTATGAGTTCTTGTGAGCATTCCTTAAACACGTTAAGGTACGCAGACAGAGTAAAGGAATTAGCTGCAACCGATCCAACGGAGATAAAAGTTTCACCTACGGACGATGATCGAGGATTGAAGATAGAAGAACAGGCCAACAATAGTGTTCTCTCAGACAGTGATTTAGCACAACTTCGATCTTTGAAT GAAGGTGAACTTTCGCAAGACCTCTATACTTTCCACGAAGCAGTTTCTGCTCTACAATTGTTAGAAGAGGAGGTATTGGATACGCACAAAATGGTAATGGACAACACGACCAGATTTCTCAATGAAGCGCACAGCGTTTTCAGTGCAACTCACGAGGTGGACTACGATCAAGAAG ATTCGCGCTCTAAGACTAAGGCAAATTCGATCTTCACGTTAAGCCGGAGCTGGGGAAGCAGCAATACGACATTAAATACAACGATTATGATAAACGACAGTACGAACGACACTTCAGATAACAATATACAACAGGATATGTATGCAACCAATAAAACGAGTATCAAGAATACACTGAAATCTTCTtcgaaggacgaaagaaaatgcaaaagtGATACGAGTTCCAACTCTACCGAGAatgacataattaataatagaatgaCGCATGtagaatcgaataatataaagacAAAAAGTACAGGTACCGTTACGTTAAAAAAGACGATTAATAAAAGTTCGTCGGTGGTAGGATTTCGTCCAACAAAATCGAACATGAATCAACGTGCTAAGTGGGCTACGtctggaaaaaagaaagcatcgAAATATCATTGGTCCGGTACTTTTTccgatcgatcaaaaaaatataaactttttaatgatagaaaatatatatatttgccaCGTGATAGTAATAGGAGTCCGTGCGAAGCCTTGACTATAACAACGTGTAATAATAACTCTAATATTTTCAAGGATAAGCAACCAGTGACAAATACGAACATCTTTCACTCAAATGAATTTGCTTTAAATGATCGAGTCTTTAAGAGCATtgaaaaaacggaaaaacaattatttaataataattatcagttTCCCGTCAACTGTCCTACAGAAGATTTTGacttgtataataatatcaaaactgGTCAGGACAATAACattaaagaagatatatgTTCGAATTATGACATTTATTCTGatcgtaatataaattcgaGATACAGAATGATGCAAGAAGATGAAAAACCAAATGTTATTACAGAGAACGTGCAGAAGAATGACTTCTATATATCTAACAACAGTACTAGTTTTACCGGagataacaaattttcttctattaatgTTAGAGAAGATCTAGTATCTTGCAACATTTTTGAATGTTGTAGAAACTCGGCCAAATGTTGGGTCAATTCGAAACTTAAAGATAAAACAGCTCATTTTAACAAACAGGCTGGCTCTCCTATTGTTCGAccattttatcgaaaattatcgatctttatcttcatcgttattaaaaatatcattttactttcattcttGCCGATCGTTTACATTGCCtttattatgtatgtacaaagtAGGCAAGAATGA
- the LOC122630652 gene encoding kinesin-like protein KIF2A isoform X6, translating to MDWLSRCVCGSKKKDPDEEENRTKETNNKKSKKKSKISEDSSSLIPIGNISLSCDGSRNVDEVRKENVKEKKDHRFENNQISLNEKDAKLERTIDRDVEVPTSNDLLESNWTTNEERFSRENDFNRLIENEEVWYRTDHSAYNDSSNAEEEDEEEVEEEEEEEEEEQTEIHQYSDDSLSKDSSKDNRSVEDEEIFRKSLSRSTTASVGTSSPAFDLLTGERQEDTFSENSLKVFRARRNEERISSRINFPSKSPCNGYDVRSKSREKSPTTTNKTKKDRIRRSKLSGAVVERSISVSQNKSKRKCEENGVSILGEINKFGFDESLTVKSATFDKKDIKKKLNSCSFEVRLQDDEDRQRERGRNKGREGSMIPRPFSHNRIKGEMIARVKSEKEENGRVHSAIVSGVNWEQRTVTVEWFEKGETKGKEVEIDAILALNPELNKKTMGPPQMNNVVELVAKDSSGEEDEGVDELENQEEGSLGRHGGHTARNGLTSATLPVRVTSRLSYSTRPSVPVKVNTRQTSRQTGRPTNIMAPVASVNGHGDSVSGLTGRRELENIPPTPMTPLNVTAATQSKQKQTQLQQQQQQQQQQQQQQQQAQQQQQQAQMENGRGRRSNVVKEVERLKKNREERRQRQAELKEEKEALMNLDPGNPNWEFLAMIREYQSSIEFRPLRETDTVEDHQITVCVRKRPLNKKEVTRKEVDVISVPSKDQMVVHEPKAKVDLTKYLENQIFRFDYAFDETCNNEIVYKYTAKPLVQTIFEGGMATCFAYGQTGSGKTHTMGGDFNGKTQDCKKGIYAMVAKDVFKCLKMAKYRPLNLVISASFFEIYSGKVFDLLADKEKLRVLEDGKQQVQIVGLTEKVVETCDEVLKLIQHGNSARTSGQTSANSNSSRSHAIFQIIARTAGTHRVHGKFSLIDLAGNERGADTSSANRQTRMEGAEINKSLLALKECIRALSRKGAHLPFRASKLTQVLRDSFIGEKSKTCMIAMISPGMSSCEHSLNTLRYADRVKELAATDPTEIKVSPTDDDRGLKIEEQANNSVLSDSDLAQLRSLNEGELSQDLYTFHEAVSALQLLEEEVLDTHKMVMDNTTRFLNEAHSVFSATHEVDYDQEAYAQKWEQLLVQQRDSLNTALDQVSQFRSQLLQEEQISQKMTRTRNSRYN from the exons ATGGATTGGTTGTCGCGGTGCGTCTGTggctcgaagaagaaagatcctGATGAGGAAGAGAATAGAACGAAGGAGACGAATAAtaagaagagtaagaagaagtCGAAGATATCGgaagattcttcttctttgattcCGATcggtaatatttctttgagtTGCGACGGCTCGCGTAACGTTGACGAGGTTAGAAAAGAGAAcgtgaaggagaagaaagatcaTCGTTTTGAGAACaatcaaatatcattaaacgagaaagatgcaaaattagaaagaacgatcgatcgagatgTTGAAGTTCCTACGAGCAATGATCTTCTCGAATCTAATTGGACGACTAACGAGGAAAGATTCAGTCGCGAGAATGATTTCAATAGATTGATCGAAAACGAAGAAGTTTGGTATCGTACAGATCACTCTGCATATAACGACTCGAGCAACgcagaggaggaggatgaggaggaggtggaggaggaggaggaggaggaggaggaagaacaGACGGAGATTCATCAGTACAGCGATGATTCTTTGAGCAAAGATTCCTCGAAGGATAATCGATCGGTAGAggacgaagaaatttttagaaaatctcTCTCGAGATCAACGACGGCGTCCGTCGGTACTTCTAGTCCTGCATTTGACTTGTTAACCGGTGAAAGGCAAGAGGATACCTTTTCGGAGAATTCGTTGAAGGTTTTTAGAGctagaagaaacgaagagaggatATCATCGAGGATCAACTTTCCTAGCAAGAGTCCTTGTAACGGTTACGACGTTAGATCGAAGAGTCGAGAGAAATCTCCGACGACAACGAACAAGACAAAGAAGGACAGAATTAGAAGATCGAAATTAAGCGGCGCCGTTGTTGAACGTTCCATCTCAGTTTCtcaaaataaatctaaacGAAAGTGCGAAGAAAATGGTGTCTCTATCCTCGGTGAAATTAACAAGTTTGGATTCGACGAATCATTAACCGTGAAATCGGCTACCttcgataagaaagatattaaaaagaagctGAATTCTTGTAGCTTCGAAGTGAGACTTCAAGATGACGAGGAtcgtcaaagagagagaggaaggaataAGGGAAGGGAAGGGTCCATGATACCAAGACCTTTTTCTCATAATCGTATCAAGGGGGAAATGATAGCTCGTGTTAAGtcggaaaaggaagaaaacg gtCGCGTTCATTCGGCTATCGTCTCTGGTGTCAATTGGGAGCAACGCACCGTAACTGTAGAATGGTTCGAAAAGGGGGAAACCAAAGGGAAAGAG gTGGAGATCGATGCAATTCTTGCCTTGAATcccgaattaaataaaaagacgatGGGACCACCGCAGATGAACAATGTGGTAGAATTAGTAGCGAAG GACTCTTCCGGCGAGGAGGATGAGGGGGTTGACGAGTTGGAGAACCAAGAGGAGGGTTCACTAGGACGGCATGGCGGTCACACCGCAAGAAACGGCCTTACATCCGCAACGCTTCCTGTACGAGTCACATCTCGTCTTTCG taCTCCACGAGACCGTCTGTTCCAGTAAAAG TGAATACGAGACAAACATCACGACAAACAGGTCGACCGACAAACATTATGGCTCCAGTAGCTTCGGTAAATGGTCATGGTGATTCCGTTTCTGGATTGACGGGAAGACGAGAATTGGAGAACATACCACCAACCCCGATGACACCGTTAAACGTTACGGCTGCGACTCAAAGCAAGCAAAAGCAAACTCAGctgcaacaacaacaacaacaacaacaacaacaacagcagcaacagcagcaagcacagcagcagcagcagcaagcACAAATGGAGAATGGCAGAGGTAGACGATCCAATGTCGTTAAGGAAGTGGAGAGACTGAAGAAAAACAGGGAAGAAAGGAGACAACGTCAGGCGGAacttaaagaagagaaagaggctTTGATGAATTTAGATCCAGGCAATCCTAATTGGGAATTTCTTGCCATGATTAG AGAGTACCAGAGTAGCATTGAATTCAGGCCGTTGCGAGAAACCGATACCGTTGAGGATCATCAGATCACTGTATGCGTAAGAAAACGACCattgaataagaaagaagtgaCACGAAAAGAAGTCGACGTTATCAGTGTGCCCAGTAAAGATCAAATGGTAGTTCACGAACCAAAAGCCAAAGTAGATTTGAcgaaatatttggaaaatcaGATCTTTAGGTTTGATTATGCTTTCGACGAAACTTGTAACAATGAGATAGTCTACAAGTACACGGCGAAGCCGTTGGTGCAGACAATTTTTGAAGGTGGTATGGCTACATGTTTCGCTTACGGACAAACTGGTAGTGGAAAAACACATACCATGGGCGGTGATTTTAATGGTAAAACGCAGGACTGTAAAAAGGGTATATACGCTATGGTCGCTAAGGATGTCTTCAAATGTCTTAAAATGGCGAAATATCGTCCATTAAATCTAGTTATCTCTGCTAGTTTTTTTGAAATCTATTCTGGAAAAGTATTCGATCTCCTGGCGGATAAAGAAAAGCTAAGAGTGTTGGAGGATGGGAAACAACAA GTTCAAATAGTCGGACTAACAGAAAAGGTTGTAGAGACGTGCGATGaagtattaaaattgatacaaCATGGTAACAGTGCTAGGACGAGTGGACAAACGAGTGCAAACTCCAATTCTTCGAGGTCGCACgcgatatttcaaataatagcACGAACCGCGGGTACTCATAGAGTACACGggaaattttctcttattgaCCTTGCTGGAAACGAAAGAGGTGCTGATACTTCTTCTGCGAACAGACAAACGC GTATGGAGGGTGCTGAGATAAATAAGTCCTTGCTAGCGTTAAAGGAGTGTATTCGCGCTTTAAGTCGTAAAGGAGCACACTTGCCTTTCAGAGCAAGTAAATTGACTCAGGTGTTAAGGGACAGTTTTATCGGTGAAAAATCTAAAACGTGTATG ATAGCGATGATTAGTCCTGGTATGAGTTCTTGTGAGCATTCCTTAAACACGTTAAGGTACGCAGACAGAGTAAAGGAATTAGCTGCAACCGATCCAACGGAGATAAAAGTTTCACCTACGGACGATGATCGAGGATTGAAGATAGAAGAACAGGCCAACAATAGTGTTCTCTCAGACAGTGATTTAGCACAACTTCGATCTTTGAAT GAAGGTGAACTTTCGCAAGACCTCTATACTTTCCACGAAGCAGTTTCTGCTCTACAATTGTTAGAAGAGGAGGTATTGGATACGCACAAAATGGTAATGGACAACACGACCAGATTTCTCAATGAAGCGCACAGCGTTTTCAGTGCAACTCACGAGGTGGACTACGATCAAGAAG CGTATGCCCAGAAATGGGAGCAGTTGTTGGTGCAGCAACGTGACAGCTTGAACACTGCATTGGACCAAGTCAGTCAATTCCGGAGCCAGTTACTGCAAGAAGAACAAATCAGTCAGAAGATGACGCGAACACGCAACTCGCGATATAATTAA